One genomic window of Xanthobacter dioxanivorans includes the following:
- a CDS encoding nickel-dependent hydrogenase large subunit: MPPLTPALSHKGRGGRALGNGKACRRLRAPRDPTAGDLGARPRRPHPAPRRPSRGGRAEPVRAVDRPAGGLPRGAAAGRRGPAGLAPSLASGLGLAPAARGLLGHGARVEGGRVAAYRILSPSAWNLAPGGLLDRAFAALAPGPDARRLAPLLISALNPCVPVSLAFAEDFAHA, translated from the coding sequence GTGCCACCCCTCACCCCTGCCCTCTCCCACAAGGGGAGAGGGGGTCGAGCGCTCGGGAACGGGAAGGCCTGCCGCCGCCTCCGTGCTCCGCGAGACCCAACTGCGGGAGACCTCGGCGCTCGGCCGCGTCGGCCGCACCCCGCTCCTCGCCGCCCTTCTCGCGGCGGAAGGGCCGAGCCTGTTCGTGCGGTTGATCGCCCGGCTGGTGGACTGCCTCGCGGCGCTGCGGCCGGCCGGCGCGGGCCTGCCGGCCTTGCCCCCTCCCTTGCCTCTGGCCTGGGCCTCGCCCCGGCCGCGCGGGGGCTGCTCGGCCACGGGGCGCGGGTGGAAGGCGGGCGCGTCGCCGCCTACCGCATCCTCTCCCCCAGCGCCTGGAACCTCGCCCCCGGCGGCCTCCTGGACCGCGCCTTCGCCGCTCTGGCACCCGGCCCGGACGCGCGCCGCCTTGCGCCGCTGCTCATCTCGGCCCTCAATCCCTGCGTACCCGTCTCGCTCGCCTTCGCGGAGGATTTCGCCCATGCATGA
- the hypB gene encoding hydrogenase nickel incorporation protein HypB, translated as MCTVCGCSGDGATISEATSGHAHAHSHAHAHSHAHGAAHTHTHADGATHSHGHDHDHGHHHHPHDDAAAAGTLDYGAGPARAHAPGLSQARMVEIETSILAKNDDYAGRNRARLDAAGILALNLLSGPGAGKTTLLVETLKALSGRLPCAVIEGDQQTDNDAARIRAVGTPAVQINTGKGCHLDAHMVGHALGKLPLPPGGVLFIENVGNLVCPAAFDLGETKRVTLISVAEGEDKPLKYPDIFEGADLVLITKADLAPHVDADMATLEANIRRINPTADILTTSSRGEIGLARWINWLEAARAARLDALASAREAEASALRAAAGGTR; from the coding sequence ATGTGCACGGTCTGCGGCTGCAGCGGCGACGGCGCCACCATTTCCGAAGCCACGAGCGGGCATGCCCACGCCCATTCGCATGCGCACGCGCATTCTCATGCCCATGGCGCGGCGCACACGCACACCCATGCGGACGGCGCCACCCACAGCCACGGGCATGATCATGACCACGGGCATCATCACCACCCGCACGACGATGCCGCCGCGGCCGGCACCCTGGACTACGGCGCCGGCCCCGCCCGCGCCCATGCGCCAGGCCTCAGCCAGGCGCGCATGGTGGAGATCGAGACCTCCATCCTCGCCAAGAACGACGATTACGCCGGCCGCAACCGCGCCCGGCTGGACGCCGCCGGCATCCTGGCGCTGAACCTTCTCTCCGGCCCCGGCGCCGGCAAGACCACCCTGCTGGTGGAGACCCTGAAGGCGCTTTCCGGCCGCTTGCCCTGCGCCGTCATCGAGGGCGACCAGCAGACCGACAACGACGCCGCGCGCATCCGCGCGGTCGGCACCCCGGCGGTGCAGATCAATACCGGCAAGGGCTGCCACCTGGACGCCCACATGGTGGGCCACGCGCTCGGGAAGCTGCCGCTTCCCCCCGGCGGCGTCCTGTTCATCGAGAACGTGGGCAACCTCGTCTGCCCCGCCGCCTTCGACCTTGGGGAGACCAAGCGCGTCACCCTGATCTCGGTGGCGGAGGGCGAGGACAAGCCGCTCAAATATCCCGACATCTTCGAGGGTGCCGACCTCGTCCTCATCACCAAGGCCGACCTGGCGCCGCACGTGGATGCGGACATGGCGACGCTGGAGGCCAACATCCGCCGCATCAACCCGACGGCGGACATCCTCACCACCTCGTCCCGCGGCGAGATCGGCCTCGCCCGCTGGATCAACTGGCTGGAAGCCGCCCGCGCCGCGCGCCTCGATGCGCTGGCGAGCGCCCGCGAGGCCGAGGCCTCTGCCCTACGCGCGGCGGCGGGAGGGACGCGATGA
- a CDS encoding [NiFe]-hydrogenase assembly chaperone HybE — MATDLHAFFEGSYLGDRARLAPTARLECKICWHVYDPAEGCETWQVPAGTPFNALPDHWRCPVCDGAREQFMVLDGGAPDLPAVARAAPVDPHLEAQLKDMPGVFEATFREIHSGKMKGVPFVNETLGVKALGFRIHEGRVLGVLVTPWFMNLVLLPGADDDWSGLRTGDKELIDFPSGAYEFLAATRPETGPYKACSLFSPMFDFSSMLQAVETAEAVLPALLDPANREDGTRSAEIRRRAEAEAAALAAAEEAAAAAATAPHPAAPVEMSRRAVFLGPRADGAQGNVLAAQPDGAA, encoded by the coding sequence ATGGCAACCGACCTGCACGCCTTCTTCGAAGGCTCCTATCTGGGCGACCGGGCGCGGCTTGCCCCCACCGCGCGCCTGGAATGCAAGATCTGCTGGCACGTCTACGACCCCGCCGAGGGCTGCGAGACGTGGCAGGTCCCCGCCGGCACCCCGTTCAACGCCTTGCCCGACCACTGGCGCTGCCCGGTGTGCGACGGCGCGCGCGAGCAGTTCATGGTGCTGGACGGCGGCGCCCCGGACCTTCCCGCCGTGGCCCGCGCCGCCCCCGTCGATCCGCATCTCGAAGCCCAGCTCAAGGACATGCCGGGCGTATTCGAGGCCACCTTCCGCGAGATCCACTCGGGCAAGATGAAGGGCGTGCCCTTCGTCAACGAGACGCTGGGGGTGAAGGCGCTGGGCTTCCGGATCCACGAGGGCCGGGTGCTGGGGGTGCTGGTGACGCCGTGGTTCATGAACCTGGTGCTGCTGCCGGGGGCGGACGACGACTGGTCCGGCCTGCGCACCGGCGACAAGGAGCTGATCGACTTCCCGTCCGGCGCTTATGAATTCCTCGCCGCCACCCGGCCGGAGACGGGCCCCTACAAGGCCTGCTCCCTGTTCTCGCCCATGTTCGACTTCTCCTCCATGCTGCAGGCGGTGGAGACCGCCGAGGCGGTGCTGCCGGCGCTGCTCGATCCCGCCAACCGGGAGGACGGCACCCGCTCCGCCGAGATCCGCCGCCGGGCGGAGGCGGAAGCCGCAGCTCTCGCGGCAGCGGAAGAAGCGGCGGCAGCGGCGGCGACGGCGCCCCACCCGGCCGCGCCGGTGGAGATGTCGCGCCGCGCGGTGTTCCTCGGCCCGCGCGCCGACGGGGCGCAGGGGAACGTCCTGGCGGCCCAGCCGGATGGTGCCGCATGA
- the hypE gene encoding hydrogenase expression/formation protein HypE, producing the protein MAHGGGGSAMRDLIEDVFLSAFSGAGHAPPEDQARFDLSALMAHGDRLAFTTDGFVVDPLFFPGGDIGTLAVCGTVNDLAVGGARPVALSCAIIIEEGLSVETLRAVVASMAQAARAAGVSIATGDTKVVPRGACDKLFITTTGIGVVRAGLDVGIGRARAGDVVLVNGLLGDHGAAILNARGDLALDTEIKSDCAPLNGLIDTLIAAAPGIRMMRDATRGGIAAVVNELAEASAVGVKLDELSLPMRPEVMGFCEILGLDPLYLANEGKILAVVPADEAPAALAALRAHPLGQDAAIIGEITGERPGRVVMRTRFGGERIVDMLVGDQLPRIC; encoded by the coding sequence ATGGCCCATGGCGGCGGCGGCAGCGCCATGCGCGATCTCATCGAGGACGTCTTCCTCTCCGCCTTCTCCGGCGCCGGCCACGCCCCGCCCGAGGACCAGGCGCGCTTCGACCTTTCGGCGCTGATGGCCCATGGCGACCGGCTCGCCTTCACCACCGACGGCTTCGTGGTGGACCCGCTGTTCTTTCCCGGCGGCGACATCGGCACGCTGGCCGTGTGCGGCACGGTGAACGACCTCGCCGTGGGCGGGGCAAGGCCCGTGGCGCTCTCCTGCGCCATCATCATCGAGGAAGGTCTGTCGGTGGAGACGCTGCGGGCAGTGGTCGCCTCCATGGCGCAGGCGGCGCGGGCGGCCGGCGTTTCCATCGCCACCGGCGACACCAAGGTCGTGCCGCGCGGCGCCTGCGACAAGCTCTTCATCACCACCACCGGCATCGGGGTGGTGCGCGCCGGCCTCGACGTGGGCATCGGCAGGGCGCGGGCCGGCGACGTGGTGCTGGTGAACGGCCTGCTCGGCGACCACGGCGCCGCCATCCTCAACGCCCGCGGCGACCTGGCGCTGGACACCGAGATAAAGAGCGACTGCGCGCCGCTGAACGGCCTCATCGACACGCTGATCGCGGCGGCGCCCGGCATCCGCATGATGCGCGACGCCACCCGCGGCGGCATCGCCGCGGTGGTCAACGAGCTGGCGGAGGCCAGCGCCGTGGGCGTGAAGCTCGACGAGCTGTCGCTGCCCATGCGGCCGGAGGTGATGGGCTTCTGCGAAATCCTCGGCCTCGATCCGCTCTACCTCGCCAACGAGGGCAAGATCCTCGCGGTGGTGCCGGCGGACGAAGCGCCGGCCGCGCTGGCCGCCCTGCGCGCCCATCCCTTGGGGCAGGACGCCGCCATCATCGGCGAGATCACCGGCGAGCGGCCCGGCCGGGTCGTCATGCGAACGCGCTTCGGGGGAGAGCGCATCGTCGATATGCTGGTCGGCGATCAATTGCCCCGCATCTGCTGA
- a CDS encoding sigma-54-dependent transcriptional regulator translates to MNRRPAILVVDDEPRSVEVIARVLDEEFDVFTALNADEARRILENEWIQVIFCDQRMPQTTGVALLTEARERWPDILRIIVTGYTEPADMIGAINEAGIYQFIPKPWHPDQLLLAARNAAHLFQLQRDHERLNLEMKLTAPTAEARLGALEARVKQNFHFDTLIRAPGSPLSDLCLRAAQVATFDVPVLVHGETGTGKELLARAIHYSSLRSDRPFFAVNCGAIPDELLESELFGHKKGSFTGAHVTRIGLLDQADGGTIFLDEIGDVSPAFQVKLLRFLQEGEIRPVGSNESKRVNVRVLAATHRDLYGEVGRGRFREDLYYRLCAMVLTLPALRERRADIPVLARSILDALSSQHGKRAKGFTEEALACMQAYDWPGNVRELQNEVTRMLVLAERDTLSADLLSPHLVRAAAAETRAPETRASEAIALPDGGPLKDRIERMEATILTETLVRCRWNKSRAAEELGLSRVGLRAKLDRYGIARGGAFGQH, encoded by the coding sequence ATGAACCGGCGTCCCGCCATCCTCGTGGTGGACGACGAGCCGCGCTCGGTGGAGGTCATCGCCCGCGTGCTCGACGAGGAGTTCGACGTCTTCACCGCCCTCAACGCGGACGAGGCGCGACGCATCCTGGAGAACGAGTGGATCCAGGTGATCTTCTGCGACCAGCGCATGCCGCAGACCACCGGCGTCGCCCTGCTCACCGAGGCGCGCGAGCGCTGGCCGGACATATTGCGCATCATCGTCACCGGCTACACCGAGCCGGCGGACATGATCGGCGCCATCAACGAGGCCGGCATCTACCAGTTCATCCCCAAGCCCTGGCATCCGGACCAGCTGCTGCTGGCGGCGCGCAACGCCGCGCACCTGTTCCAGCTCCAGCGCGACCACGAGCGCCTCAACCTGGAAATGAAGCTCACCGCCCCCACCGCCGAGGCCCGCCTCGGCGCGCTCGAGGCGCGGGTGAAGCAGAACTTCCACTTCGACACGCTGATCCGCGCCCCCGGCAGCCCGCTGTCCGACCTGTGCCTGCGCGCGGCGCAGGTGGCCACCTTCGACGTGCCGGTTCTGGTGCATGGCGAGACTGGCACCGGCAAGGAACTCTTGGCCCGCGCCATCCACTATTCCAGCCTGAGGTCCGACCGCCCCTTCTTCGCGGTGAATTGCGGGGCGATCCCGGACGAGCTCTTGGAATCCGAGCTGTTCGGCCACAAGAAGGGCTCGTTCACCGGCGCCCACGTCACCCGCATCGGCCTGCTCGACCAGGCGGACGGCGGCACCATCTTCCTCGACGAGATCGGCGACGTGTCGCCGGCCTTCCAGGTGAAGCTGCTGCGCTTCCTGCAGGAAGGCGAGATCCGCCCGGTGGGCTCCAACGAATCCAAGCGGGTGAACGTGCGCGTGCTCGCCGCCACCCACCGCGACCTTTACGGCGAGGTGGGGCGCGGGCGCTTCCGCGAGGACCTCTATTACCGCCTCTGCGCCATGGTGCTGACCCTGCCCGCCTTGCGCGAGCGCCGCGCCGACATCCCCGTGCTCGCCCGCTCCATCCTCGATGCGCTCTCGTCCCAGCACGGCAAGCGGGCCAAGGGCTTCACCGAGGAGGCCCTCGCCTGCATGCAGGCCTATGACTGGCCGGGCAACGTGCGGGAGCTGCAGAACGAGGTGACGCGCATGCTGGTGCTGGCCGAGCGCGACACCCTCTCGGCCGACCTGCTGTCGCCGCACCTGGTGCGCGCCGCCGCCGCCGAGACCCGCGCGCCGGAGACCCGCGCCAGCGAGGCCATCGCCTTGCCCGATGGCGGCCCGCTCAAGGACCGCATCGAGCGCATGGAGGCCACCATCCTCACCGAGACGCTGGTGCGCTGTCGCTGGAACAAGAGCCGCGCGGCGGAGGAGCTGGGCCTCTCCCGCGTGGGGCTCCGCGCCAAGCTCGACCGCTACGGGATCGCCCGCGGCGGCGCCTTCGGCCAGCATTGA
- a CDS encoding carbonic anhydrase, producing MAIKRRALLAGLAACPLCATLARAASVHWTYEGHGGPEEWGKLESDFKSCAIGSQQSPINLECAVEAAGTGPALSWKPDAFKVVNNGHAIQADATSEASTATMGGKTYVLREFHFHAPSEHAVNGKRTAMEAHFVHAAPDGNLLVVGLFIVPGKANAAFSTLMAAAPKTEGSEALKAPLDPTGLLPAKRATYRYEGSLTTPPCSEVVDWNVFAEPIEVAEADIKAFLAIFPMNARPLQAVNRRFLLRLN from the coding sequence ATGGCCATCAAACGCCGCGCCTTGCTCGCCGGCCTCGCCGCCTGCCCGCTCTGCGCCACCCTCGCCCGCGCCGCGAGCGTCCACTGGACCTATGAGGGCCATGGCGGCCCCGAGGAATGGGGCAAGCTGGAAAGCGACTTCAAGTCCTGCGCCATCGGCAGCCAGCAGTCGCCCATCAACCTGGAATGCGCCGTCGAGGCGGCCGGAACCGGGCCAGCACTGTCCTGGAAGCCGGACGCCTTCAAGGTGGTCAATAACGGCCACGCCATCCAGGCCGACGCCACCTCCGAGGCCTCCACCGCCACCATGGGCGGCAAGACCTATGTGCTGCGCGAGTTCCACTTCCATGCGCCGAGCGAGCATGCCGTCAACGGCAAGCGCACCGCCATGGAGGCGCATTTCGTCCATGCCGCGCCGGACGGAAACCTGCTGGTGGTGGGGCTGTTCATCGTGCCGGGCAAGGCCAATGCCGCCTTCTCCACGCTGATGGCCGCCGCGCCGAAGACGGAGGGCTCCGAGGCGCTCAAGGCCCCGCTGGACCCCACCGGCCTGCTGCCCGCCAAACGCGCCACCTATCGCTACGAGGGCTCGCTCACCACCCCGCCCTGCTCGGAGGTGGTGGACTGGAACGTGTTCGCCGAGCCCATCGAGGTGGCCGAGGCCGACATCAAGGCCTTCCTCGCCATCTTCCCCATGAACGCCCGCCCGCTGCAGGCGGTGAACCGGCGCTTCCTGCTGCGGCTCAACTGA
- the hypA gene encoding hydrogenase maturation nickel metallochaperone HypA, with product MHEMAVCESLLTAMEEAAKAQNFSRVTRVRLAVGRFAGIEVEALRFGFDVVMRGSLAEGAELVVLDEDGTAWCFECSETVPLDHRLAPCPKCGGERLVPNGGTDMKIKDLEVM from the coding sequence ATGCATGAGATGGCCGTCTGCGAGAGCCTGCTCACCGCCATGGAAGAGGCGGCGAAGGCGCAGAACTTCTCCCGCGTCACCCGCGTGCGGCTCGCCGTCGGCCGCTTCGCCGGCATCGAGGTGGAGGCGCTGCGCTTCGGCTTCGACGTGGTGATGCGCGGCTCGCTGGCCGAGGGCGCGGAACTGGTGGTGCTGGACGAGGACGGCACCGCCTGGTGCTTCGAGTGCAGCGAGACCGTGCCGCTGGACCACCGCCTCGCCCCCTGTCCGAAATGCGGCGGGGAGCGCCTCGTGCCCAATGGCGGCACGGACATGAAGATCAAAGACCTGGAGGTGATGTGA
- a CDS encoding phosphotransferase enzyme family protein, with amino-acid sequence MLYDDAYLARIEGLIRAHLPLWELPADAALSLLAISENATFRASAPGRDLVLRVYRPGYHGTAEISSELAWIAALRAEAVVPTPAILPARDGRALVEIDDAGTPRRITAFAFVPGAEPREGDDLPRWFHRLGAIHARLHAHARRWRRPDGFTRKVWDFESMLGARPLWGDFRAAPGLDEPGRALLERTARVLQARLAPLSTPDSFGLVHADLRLANLLVEGDDLTLIDFDDCGFSWYLYDFAAAVSFIEHTPVVPALKAAWMEGYRTLAPLPADAGARLDVLVMLRRMLLTAWIASHAETPTARSMGEPYTHGTLALAEDFLARMG; translated from the coding sequence GTGCTGTACGACGACGCGTATCTGGCGCGGATCGAGGGGCTGATCCGCGCCCATCTTCCCCTCTGGGAGCTGCCGGCCGACGCCGCCCTGAGCCTCCTCGCCATTTCCGAGAACGCCACCTTCCGCGCCAGCGCGCCCGGCCGCGACCTGGTGCTGCGCGTCTACCGGCCGGGCTATCACGGCACGGCCGAGATTTCCTCCGAGCTCGCCTGGATCGCGGCCCTGCGCGCCGAGGCGGTGGTGCCCACCCCAGCCATCCTGCCCGCCCGCGACGGGCGCGCCCTGGTGGAGATCGACGACGCCGGCACCCCCCGCCGCATCACCGCCTTCGCCTTCGTGCCCGGCGCCGAGCCGCGGGAGGGCGACGACCTGCCCCGCTGGTTCCACCGGCTCGGCGCCATCCATGCGCGCCTGCATGCCCACGCGCGCCGCTGGCGGCGACCCGACGGCTTCACCCGCAAGGTGTGGGATTTCGAGAGCATGCTGGGCGCCCGCCCCCTGTGGGGCGACTTCCGCGCGGCCCCGGGCCTCGACGAGCCCGGCCGCGCCCTGCTGGAGCGCACCGCGCGGGTGCTGCAGGCGAGGCTGGCGCCGCTCTCCACGCCGGACAGCTTCGGCCTCGTCCATGCGGACCTGCGCCTCGCCAACCTGCTGGTGGAGGGCGACGATCTCACCCTCATCGACTTCGACGATTGCGGCTTCTCTTGGTACCTCTACGATTTTGCCGCCGCCGTCTCCTTCATCGAGCACACGCCCGTGGTGCCGGCGCTGAAGGCGGCCTGGATGGAGGGCTACCGCACCCTCGCCCCGCTGCCCGCCGATGCCGGGGCCCGGCTCGACGTGCTGGTGATGCTCCGCCGCATGCTGCTCACCGCCTGGATCGCCTCCCATGCGGAGACGCCCACCGCCCGGTCCATGGGCGAGCCCTATACGCACGGGACCCTGGCGCTGGCCGAGGATTTCCTGGCGCGGATGGGGTGA
- the hypD gene encoding hydrogenase formation protein HypD codes for MRYVDEFRDPALASALVKEIGAIAARLERGRDKPFAIMEVCGGHTHAIFRYGLEGLLPDLVEFVHGPGCPVCVLPMGRVDDCVAIAERDEVIFATFGDAMRVPGSRKSLLQAKAEGADVRMVYSPLDALALAKRNPEREVVFFGLGFETTMPSTALTVLRAAREGVTNFSLFCNHITIIPTLRALLEQPDLGIDGFIGPGHVSMVIGTAPYRFIAEEFAKPLVVAGFEPIDLLQSLLMVLRQIEQGAARIENQYARVVPDFGNPAALGAVAQVYEPRETFEWRGLGSIAGSGVRLKPAYAAFDAEKRFAVPDIKVADPSSCRCGEVLTGAVKPWACPEFGKGCTPETPLGALMVSSEGSCAAYYQYGGIRGEAA; via the coding sequence ATGCGCTATGTGGACGAATTCCGCGATCCCGCCCTCGCCTCGGCTCTGGTGAAGGAGATCGGCGCCATCGCCGCCCGCCTGGAGCGGGGACGGGACAAGCCCTTCGCCATCATGGAGGTGTGCGGCGGACACACCCACGCCATCTTCCGCTACGGGCTGGAAGGCCTTCTGCCCGACCTCGTGGAGTTCGTGCACGGCCCCGGCTGCCCGGTCTGCGTGCTGCCCATGGGCCGGGTGGACGACTGCGTCGCCATCGCCGAGCGGGACGAGGTGATCTTCGCCACCTTCGGCGACGCCATGCGCGTGCCGGGCTCGCGCAAGAGCCTGCTCCAGGCCAAGGCCGAGGGGGCGGACGTGCGCATGGTCTATTCGCCGCTTGATGCGCTCGCGCTCGCCAAGCGCAATCCGGAGCGCGAGGTGGTGTTCTTCGGCCTCGGCTTCGAGACGACGATGCCGTCCACCGCCCTCACCGTGCTGCGCGCGGCGCGGGAGGGGGTGACCAACTTCTCGCTGTTCTGCAACCACATCACCATCATCCCCACCCTGCGGGCGCTCCTGGAGCAGCCGGACCTGGGCATCGACGGTTTCATCGGGCCGGGGCACGTGTCCATGGTGATCGGCACGGCGCCCTACCGCTTCATCGCGGAGGAGTTCGCCAAGCCGCTGGTGGTGGCCGGCTTCGAGCCCATTGACCTGTTGCAGTCGCTGCTCATGGTGCTGCGGCAGATCGAGCAGGGCGCGGCGCGGATCGAGAACCAGTATGCCCGCGTGGTGCCGGACTTCGGCAACCCGGCGGCCCTCGGGGCGGTGGCGCAGGTGTACGAGCCGCGCGAAACCTTCGAGTGGCGCGGCCTCGGCTCCATCGCCGGGTCCGGGGTACGGCTGAAGCCGGCCTATGCCGCCTTCGACGCGGAGAAGCGCTTCGCGGTGCCGGACATCAAGGTGGCCGACCCCTCCTCCTGCCGCTGCGGCGAGGTGCTCACCGGCGCGGTGAAACCCTGGGCCTGCCCCGAGTTCGGCAAGGGCTGCACGCCGGAGACGCCGCTCGGCGCCCTCATGGTCTCGTCGGAAGGCTCTTGCGCCGCCTACTACCAGTATGGCGGTATTCGCGGAGAGGCCGCATGA
- a CDS encoding HupE/UreJ family protein, with the protein MRHTVRTALAVAAFSALPQLAFAHTGVGAVHGFDAGFAHPMGGLDHLLAMVTVGIFAYQLGGRAMWAVPATFVALMAVGGALGIGGIGLPFVEVAIALSVVVLGLVVAFGVKAPLAAAMAVAGVFAVFHGHAHGTEMPLDASGLGYGLGFMSATALLHLAGLSLGMAVGRFGETHGTRYVRGAGAAVALAGIGLLGGIL; encoded by the coding sequence ATGCGTCACACAGTCCGCACGGCGCTCGCCGTCGCCGCCTTCTCGGCCCTGCCGCAACTGGCCTTCGCCCATACGGGCGTGGGGGCCGTGCACGGCTTCGATGCCGGCTTCGCCCACCCCATGGGCGGGCTCGACCACCTGCTCGCCATGGTGACCGTGGGCATCTTCGCCTACCAGCTCGGCGGGCGGGCCATGTGGGCGGTGCCGGCGACCTTCGTGGCGCTGATGGCGGTGGGCGGCGCGCTGGGGATCGGCGGCATCGGGCTGCCGTTCGTGGAGGTCGCCATCGCCCTGTCGGTGGTGGTGCTCGGCCTCGTGGTGGCCTTCGGGGTGAAGGCGCCGCTGGCCGCCGCCATGGCGGTGGCGGGCGTCTTCGCCGTGTTCCACGGCCACGCCCACGGCACCGAGATGCCCCTCGACGCCTCGGGCCTCGGCTATGGCCTCGGCTTCATGAGCGCGACCGCCCTCCTCCACCTCGCCGGCCTTAGCCTCGGCATGGCCGTCGGCCGCTTCGGCGAGACCCACGGCACCCGCTATGTGCGCGGCGCCGGCGCGGCGGTGGCGCTGGCCGGCATCGGCCTTCTCGGCGGGATCCTCTGA
- a CDS encoding HypC/HybG/HupF family hydrogenase formation chaperone, whose protein sequence is MCLGIPGQIVAVADADAMLCVVDVSGVRRTVDVVCVAAPGAPLEDLIGAWVLVHVGFAMSRIDEEEAAATLKVLTEIGEAAAEMEALITGSVELHPIPTA, encoded by the coding sequence ATGTGCCTCGGCATTCCCGGACAGATCGTCGCCGTCGCCGATGCGGACGCCATGCTGTGCGTGGTGGACGTCTCCGGCGTGCGCCGCACGGTGGACGTGGTGTGCGTCGCCGCGCCCGGCGCGCCGCTCGAAGACCTCATCGGCGCCTGGGTTCTGGTGCATGTGGGCTTCGCCATGAGCCGCATCGACGAAGAGGAGGCCGCCGCAACCCTCAAGGTGCTCACCGAGATCGGCGAGGCGGCGGCCGAGATGGAGGCGCTCATCACCGGCAGCGTCGAGCTTCACCCGATCCCGACGGCCTGA